The DNA segment tcataaaaccggctcacaAGGTGATGTTTGTACCCATTTATATACAAAAATGTCCTTATCTTTAGtggatgtgggatctccaacatgttatttaacaatttttatgtagaaatatgtttttatcttaatgttgtttttaaaagaaaaaaaaacactaccTTCTTAAGTCTTAACCATGGAAGAAAAGCATACACCATGCCTAAACAAGTAAgaacattaattttaaaagaaaatacatcTTTGTGTCCTTAATTTACTTATCGTCAAagttataaagaaaaaaaagaagatttGATACTCAAGATGACACGAACAACACTTTTTCTATAATGTCGTGTTctattgaaaatttgaatttagGAGTTTACTACTTTCGATCGTACTTATATCAtagtctattttttttataccaataaaaaataattaataaagtaAAGGGTGCATGTGtactatactttttttttctagataTAAGACTAATTAATGTAACAATAAAACAATTGAAACTTTATCCAAACTTGGGATGGTTATCATAAAGGATAAAATAGTTGGtgttattttctaattatatttaGAGTTTGATTTTAGTaatatgtaatatattttatagatataagttattaaatgaaaatttaaattcaattgaAGAATAATATCAACAATAATATAAGTATTGTATGCAAACTTTGTTCAACAATAAAAGTTTCATGAATTTTATGCAAGCCATCTAACTCAATAATAAAAAAGCAGCTAGCAAACACTATAATATTATGATTTAAAATGAAGGCAAGCATTAGAATATGCAATGCTTTATTATGTTTGCAAGTTCCTTTTGGTTTATGTATATGTGTGCTGCATCACAAGGAAGCACAATTGCATGTGCATGGAATTAATAAACATGGTTTTATTGTTTTAAGTGTCCTTTCTGCATAATTTAAACTGAGAAAGGTACCAATCACATCCTTCAAATTAAGGTTAGAGTCTCTAATCACCACACTAAGACTCTTGGGTAATGTTATGTAGTtcgaaatatatttaataattatgtttttgtattattttaaacaatactaaattaaaaatgtatgagttcatatattcaaaatataaaccACTTAATACTTttcattacaattttttattttgatacaATGTTAATGTCAAAGTTTAACATGGTTAATCAGTTCAAAATTATCtatgtaaattttaaaattaatattattattattaaatttcataatctttGAGTTTAATTTCTATAGAAATATTTACTGataaaagaattatatatatgatttataagaaaaatatttttattttaatatatttaatatttaattaataatttatatttaaatgataGTATAAAATAtccatgattaaaaaaattacattttaagtATTCTTCTGTTTTTTTGGAAACTAAGGAGGTTAATACTTTTTTatctaaacaaaataattatataatattttattttgcactgtaataataaataattaaaatttaaataaaaagtaagaatataattaaaaagtaattaatttcaTAACTAAAAAAAGTAATGAAAAGTTCAAAGTTAAAAGAAGAAAGTaccttaattaaaaaaatattgaaaagaatagtgtaaaattaaataatttggaAGTATTCCAATTGAATTGATCTCTTCTTTGGTAAGGAAAACAACCCACGTGAGAGCCAAATTTCAAGATTTCCCAATTTCCAACAACAAAAGCTGAATGCAATGCATCTACTTTTGTTTAACCAACACAGTGTTGCTGACACAACTCTGCACTCATCCATGTCATACCCCATTCAAAACCATGATCATGATTTCAGTTTCCTTAATCAAACCCTAATTAATCATCCCTcttaatcatcatcatcatgcaGCCATTCACAGTAACAAAATCTCAATTctaaagggaaaaaaaataatgtaaaccaaaagaaagaaagaaagagaaagaaaaggtgagTGATTGAATAAAAGCTTCTTTTGAATAGAATCTAATAAATGGATTATTAGTTTAGTTATGCATGATCTGAACAAACACTTTATATAAGGCTTTGGAAACTCATTGATTCATTATACAAAacaaccagaaaaaaaaaaaacagagattGGAAATTGGATGGTGTGAATTGAAGTGAGAATGGCCAACATGCAAATTGTCCCAGCTTACAAGAACATTGTAGAGGCACAGTATGTTGAAATGATGGTTCCATTGTATTCTTATGGATGtgagaagaaaataaagaaagccTTCTCCAATCTTAAAGGTGATTTTTACTAACACTTCTTAATCACTCCATTTCCCTTGTTTAgattattagataaaaaaagaGAGTTAATAAGTCATTAGATTGAATGATACTAAAGTTAGGTAAAGAGATTTTACTAAAAAAGATTATCTGTTTCTGTCTTCTATTTTGCATAGAGTTTTGGGACCTTGTCTAATGGAATATACTCTGGTACACTAATACCAACTAGTTTTcttgattataaaaaaaatattgtgttgAAAAAATGATGGTTGGTGGTTGTTTAAGTCATGTTTAACTCTCTGAATGTTCAAACTGTGCCACATGCTGTCAAATTTGGGATGGGTTTTTCAAGCTTCACAACTTTGATTTTTGGTTCAATGGGCTGTGGGCTAAGACAAGTTGAGAAGGATCtttaatcaaagaaatctctcaagggttttatttatttttatcaaattggTTGTTGGATAATGACAAAAACAAGCATTGAAATGGTCttctttgttttcttccttttatTCCATGAAATGCATTTATATCTTCTTTCAATTTCTTCTGTAACTTGGAAATTTGTTGACTCAAAAAGAAATGGTGTTGTGTTGTTCACTATCAATTTTATGGAGTTGTATACATCAAATTTAAACCTCAAATATTGGATCCATGCATATCACTTTCGGTGAAACCATACAAAAATAGCCAACTTTCCTTTTTTAAGAAATGCTCCCAACCTTTATAAAACTAAAACTTCTCATAGATGTTATATTTTCTTGTGTTTTTTCTTATACTTTAACAATAAGTGTTAAATCAtaagtaaaattatatttagcATATGAAAGTAAACAAGCATTTTGAATCCTTTCTTTATATACTAATCATGAAGATCAGTAAGTGTTGTAATATGATTTGTATAAACTTGTAATATACTTAATAATTCATCCCATATTatcttttcatattttattacatttgtTGTATAAATAGTATTTAGGTAAGTGACAAACTTTTGTATTGTTAATGACATTGACAGGCATATACTCTCTGAATGTGGATTACTATCAACAAAAGGTGACTGTGTGGGGAATTTgtaacaaaaatgatgtgctagAAACTGTGAGAAGCAAAAGAAAAGAGGCTCGATTT comes from the Phaseolus vulgaris cultivar G19833 chromosome 8, P. vulgaris v2.0, whole genome shotgun sequence genome and includes:
- the LOC137824477 gene encoding copper transport protein ATX1 encodes the protein MANMQIVPAYKNIVEAQYVEMMVPLYSYGCEKKIKKAFSNLKGIYSLNVDYYQQKVTVWGICNKNDVLETVRSKRKEARFWNQEDNVVLDKSQSPLSSPSLFSQKDFKPSLALTKVRSLSLKAWKKVFTRSYSF